One window of Thermodesulfobacteriota bacterium genomic DNA carries:
- a CDS encoding nitronate monooxygenase family protein, producing MKLPVLKIGDIEANVPIIQGGMSVGISLSGLASAVANEGAIGVIGTALIGMREPDYNSNYLEANIRGMKKEIRKARQMSDGIIGVNIMVVLTNYADTVRTAIEERVDIIFAGAGLPLDMPGYLKQDSVTKLVPIVSSGRAARLLCKKWLAKYDYLPDAFVVEGPKAGGHIGFKPEQIDDVAFSLENIVPEVIGAVKPFEDEQGKKIPVIAAGGIYTPDDIEKFIKMGAAGVQLGTRFVATHECDADDRFKQAYIESKEEDMAIIQSPVGLPGRAVKNQFLDDVSQGKKKPFKCTYHCIKTCDYHKSPYCIAFALLNAQRGNMKHGYAFAGKNAYRINKIVSVKELIASLLKGHELSAIHPPLLKKVG from the coding sequence ATGAAACTACCTGTACTAAAAATAGGCGATATAGAAGCTAACGTACCGATTATTCAAGGTGGCATGTCGGTGGGAATTTCTCTTTCCGGCCTTGCCTCGGCAGTGGCCAATGAAGGTGCGATCGGCGTCATCGGGACCGCACTAATAGGCATGCGAGAACCTGATTATAACTCAAATTACCTTGAAGCCAATATCAGAGGGATGAAAAAGGAAATCAGGAAAGCCAGGCAAATGAGTGATGGTATCATCGGGGTGAATATCATGGTGGTGTTGACCAATTATGCGGATACCGTGCGTACTGCCATTGAGGAACGGGTTGATATCATATTCGCAGGCGCCGGACTTCCCCTTGATATGCCGGGGTATCTTAAACAAGATTCTGTCACCAAACTTGTCCCTATTGTATCTTCAGGTAGAGCGGCCCGACTGTTATGTAAAAAGTGGCTGGCAAAATATGACTACCTGCCGGATGCTTTTGTAGTAGAAGGCCCCAAAGCCGGCGGGCATATCGGCTTTAAACCCGAACAGATTGATGATGTGGCGTTTTCCCTTGAGAATATCGTGCCTGAAGTGATTGGTGCGGTTAAACCCTTTGAAGACGAACAGGGTAAAAAGATTCCGGTAATTGCGGCCGGTGGGATTTATACCCCTGATGATATCGAAAAATTTATAAAGATGGGAGCCGCCGGTGTCCAATTGGGAACACGTTTTGTTGCCACCCACGAATGTGATGCAGACGATCGATTCAAGCAGGCATATATTGAGTCCAAAGAAGAAGATATGGCAATTATTCAAAGCCCTGTGGGCCTTCCCGGCAGAGCGGTGAAAAACCAATTTCTCGATGACGTCTCCCAGGGCAAGAAAAAACCGTTTAAATGCACCTATCACTGCATTAAAACATGCGATTATCATAAAAGCCCCTATTGTATCGCATTTGCCTTGCTAAATGCCCAGCGAGGCAATATGAAACACGGCTATGCATTTGCCGGAAAAAATGCCTACCGCATAAACAAAATCGTTTCAGTCAAAGAGTTGATTGCCTCCCTGCTAAAAGGCCATGAACTCTCTGCAATTCACCCACCCCTGTTAAAAAAAGTGGGATAA
- a CDS encoding response regulator transcription factor: MEKSQKKHILVIEDEKHIAEGLKLNLSLQGYDVSIAKDGVSGLQKWKESRPDLIILDIMLPGIDGLSVLRNIRLKDERIPILILSAKGTPDDKIKGFSYGVDDYLAKPFNLEEFLLRVERLLTRVDIYRRETDVSLMPQTYSFGGNHIDFVTSVADCKSGKIILTDQETKLLKLFIANRGKPLSRDKLLEIGWGYTGKTTTRTVDNFMVRFRKYFEDHPKKPVFFRSLRSVGYIFDHE, translated from the coding sequence ATGGAAAAGAGCCAAAAAAAACACATTCTTGTTATTGAAGATGAAAAGCATATTGCAGAGGGTTTAAAATTAAATCTTTCGCTTCAGGGATACGATGTTTCAATAGCCAAAGATGGGGTATCCGGTCTGCAGAAATGGAAGGAAAGCCGGCCGGATCTCATTATACTCGATATTATGCTGCCCGGTATTGATGGACTTTCCGTGCTGAGGAATATTCGCCTTAAAGATGAGCGGATCCCAATTTTAATTCTTTCAGCCAAAGGCACGCCGGACGATAAGATTAAAGGATTTTCTTATGGCGTGGATGATTACCTCGCAAAACCTTTTAACCTGGAGGAGTTTTTACTTCGGGTGGAACGTCTGTTAACCCGGGTCGACATTTACCGCAGGGAGACGGACGTTTCTTTGATGCCCCAGACATATTCGTTTGGTGGAAACCACATCGATTTTGTTACCTCAGTTGCCGATTGCAAAAGTGGAAAGATTATCCTGACAGACCAGGAAACCAAACTGCTGAAGCTTTTTATTGCCAACCGTGGGAAACCCCTTTCGCGAGACAAGCTTTTGGAAATAGGATGGGGATATACGGGAAAAACAACGACCAGAACGGTGGATAATTTTATGGTGCGTTTTCGAAAATATTTTGAAGATCATCCCAAAAAACCCGTCTTCTTTAGAAGCTTAAGATCGGTCGGATATATATTTGATCATGAGTAA
- a CDS encoding acyltransferase: protein MNRDHRPYFVKKAYLKFEKFYTNRFLRPHFESLGRYFTFMRPWNVEIFGSPIEIGDYATVIASSDSKIRLSIWPHHKGEGIIKIGNFCMICPGVRIGSAAGIFIDDSCMIASNVYITDSDWHDIYNRIAPGKTDPVNIEKNVWIGDSTIICKGVTIGENSIIGAGAVVVNPIPANVIAAGNPAKVVKHLDSEEKFTTRARWFSEPEKLFKESNLWEKAMLEKNTFFNWLRYLFFPQKGD, encoded by the coding sequence TTGAATAGAGACCACCGACCCTACTTTGTAAAAAAAGCCTACCTTAAATTTGAAAAATTTTATACCAATCGATTCCTTCGCCCGCATTTTGAATCCCTGGGCAGATATTTTACCTTTATGCGTCCCTGGAATGTGGAGATCTTTGGTTCTCCCATTGAAATCGGCGATTATGCCACGGTGATTGCCTCGTCCGACAGTAAAATAAGGCTCTCCATCTGGCCCCATCATAAGGGTGAAGGCATCATCAAGATCGGCAATTTTTGTATGATCTGTCCGGGAGTGCGCATTGGATCGGCTGCCGGGATATTTATTGATGACAGCTGCATGATTGCCAGCAATGTTTATATTACCGACTCGGATTGGCATGATATCTACAACCGGATTGCTCCGGGAAAAACAGACCCTGTGAACATAGAAAAAAATGTCTGGATTGGGGACAGTACCATCATCTGCAAGGGAGTGACCATTGGGGAAAACAGCATTATCGGTGCCGGTGCTGTGGTAGTAAACCCAATACCCGCCAATGTCATTGCTGCGGGAAATCCCGCCAAAGTGGTCAAACATCTCGATTCAGAGGAAAAATTTACCACCCGGGCCAGGTGGTTTTCCGAGCCGGAAAAGCTTTTTAAAGAGTCCAATTTATGGGAAAAGGCGATGCTGGAAAAAAATACATTTTTTAACTGGCTGAGGTATCTGTTTTTTCCCCAAAAAGGGGATTAG
- a CDS encoding helix-turn-helix domain-containing protein, which yields MTAKIDHNNFKRVGRMILFHRKKADLSRIDLAMVAGVGKTVIYDIEHGKDTVRIKTLIKILNALNITMFFDSPIMNRFMETKDEKS from the coding sequence ATGACGGCAAAAATAGATCATAATAATTTTAAACGTGTGGGCCGAATGATACTTTTTCACCGGAAAAAAGCCGATCTGTCACGAATTGATCTGGCCATGGTTGCTGGAGTCGGAAAAACCGTCATCTACGACATTGAACACGGCAAAGATACAGTTCGTATTAAAACCCTGATAAAAATCCTAAATGCGCTAAATATTACTATGTTTTTTGACAGCCCCATTATGAATCGTTTCATGGAAACCAAAGATGAAAAAAGCTGA
- a CDS encoding HipA N-terminal domain-containing protein, which yields MKKAEVFVNNRRSGILEEITPGKKYQFIYNKGYSGHPISLTMPIADTPYIYDRFPPFFEGLLPEGYNLDALLRVYKIDRNDLFRQLVVVGMDMVGAVTVREIK from the coding sequence ATGAAAAAAGCTGAAGTATTTGTTAATAACCGACGATCCGGTATCCTGGAAGAAATTACGCCGGGTAAGAAGTATCAATTCATATACAACAAGGGATATTCAGGCCATCCGATTTCTCTGACCATGCCGATAGCAGATACGCCATACATCTATGATCGATTTCCCCCTTTTTTCGAGGGCCTGTTACCGGAAGGATATAATCTTGATGCGCTTTTAAGGGTTTATAAAATTGACCGAAACGATCTTTTCCGCCAGCTTGTAGTTGTGGGAATGGACATGGTCGGTGCTGTGACGGTGAGAGAAATTAAATGA
- a CDS encoding DUF3108 domain-containing protein, with the protein MKNILSKLRFFLLNGLRSFFPWVIIFFITFSFFPCHATTNSADFPFSPGEKLTFNLKWCFIPAGEAVLEVLPMENISGIWAYHFALTVKTNPFFDAIYKVRDKIDSYADIDMTRSILYKKSQAGRKHQRDVVVNFNWDKNEAQYSNFGRKRNPVSLLPGSFDPLSIFYYSRMCDFNNQIILQRPVTDGKKCVIGTGEVIKRETIKLKTGKYDTYLLQPELKDLSGVFRKSENATIKIWLTADKRKIPVRIKSNIVIGSFVGELVPPEDVAK; encoded by the coding sequence ATGAAAAACATACTTTCAAAACTCAGATTTTTTTTATTAAATGGGTTAAGATCCTTTTTCCCGTGGGTCATTATATTCTTCATTACTTTTTCCTTTTTCCCGTGTCATGCAACAACCAACTCAGCCGATTTTCCTTTTAGCCCGGGCGAGAAGCTGACCTTTAATTTAAAATGGTGCTTTATTCCGGCCGGTGAAGCAGTGCTTGAAGTACTGCCCATGGAAAATATTAGCGGTATCTGGGCCTATCATTTTGCTTTAACGGTGAAAACCAATCCTTTTTTCGATGCGATCTATAAAGTTCGGGACAAAATCGATTCCTATGCCGACATTGATATGACCCGCTCAATTTTATATAAAAAAAGCCAGGCCGGTAGGAAGCACCAACGAGATGTCGTGGTCAATTTCAACTGGGATAAAAATGAAGCTCAATATTCAAACTTCGGCAGAAAACGAAATCCTGTTTCACTTTTGCCCGGCTCATTTGACCCCTTATCTATATTTTATTATTCACGCATGTGCGATTTCAATAATCAAATTATCCTTCAACGACCGGTAACCGATGGCAAAAAATGTGTGATCGGAACAGGGGAAGTCATTAAAAGAGAAACCATCAAATTAAAAACAGGAAAATATGATACCTACCTTTTGCAGCCCGAGCTAAAAGATCTGTCCGGTGTATTTAGAAAAAGCGAAAATGCCACCATTAAAATATGGTTAACGGCTGATAAACGAAAAATTCCGGTACGGATAAAAAGTAACATCGTGATTGGAAGCTTTGTCGGTGAACTTGTTCCCCCTGAAGATGTTGCCAAATAA
- a CDS encoding phenyltransferase domain-containing protein, with product MQLTTSRSRSDLALDINSIAGLIINAQRESGEIPWCEGKKTDPWDHIEAAMGLSIGGYVDEARRAFDWMVKEQLRDGSWYATYRNGVPEDKTRDANMSSYISVGVLHYFLITNDKRFLKKMWNTVDQAIAFALSLQSPGGEIHWAISPEGKTDPMALLTGSSSIYMSIKCALAIAKQLGYSKPQWEEGLAKLGNAIRHKQYHFNMTKSRFSMYWFYPILSGALTGQRAKKRIGQYWKKYVVEGHGAKCVNDEPWITMAETAELSLALSAMGNFTLAEIVFSWISDKKFDDGSFWCGYTVPDITLWPDDKLTWTNAAVLMAADAIYDLTPAGRLFSHRFWESCGLSL from the coding sequence ATGCAACTGACTACATCCAGAAGCAGGAGTGATCTTGCCCTTGACATTAATTCGATTGCAGGACTGATTATAAATGCTCAGAGAGAGAGCGGAGAGATCCCCTGGTGCGAGGGGAAAAAAACAGATCCATGGGACCATATCGAAGCTGCCATGGGGCTGAGCATCGGCGGTTATGTTGATGAAGCGAGGCGTGCATTTGACTGGATGGTTAAAGAACAGCTTCGAGATGGTAGCTGGTATGCCACCTACAGAAACGGAGTCCCCGAAGATAAAACCCGTGATGCGAATATGTCTTCATACATTTCGGTAGGTGTGCTTCACTATTTTTTAATCACCAATGACAAGCGTTTCCTTAAAAAAATGTGGAACACAGTCGATCAGGCCATTGCATTTGCTTTGAGTCTTCAGTCTCCGGGCGGCGAGATCCACTGGGCCATCAGCCCTGAAGGGAAAACAGATCCCATGGCACTGCTCACCGGATCCAGTTCCATCTATATGAGTATAAAATGCGCACTGGCTATCGCAAAGCAGCTTGGATATTCAAAGCCTCAATGGGAAGAAGGACTGGCGAAGCTGGGGAACGCAATCAGACACAAACAATACCACTTTAATATGACAAAGTCCCGTTTTTCCATGTACTGGTTCTATCCGATACTTTCCGGTGCGCTTACCGGCCAGCGGGCCAAAAAGAGAATTGGCCAATACTGGAAAAAATATGTGGTAGAAGGCCATGGAGCGAAATGCGTTAATGACGAGCCCTGGATCACCATGGCGGAAACTGCTGAACTTTCCCTGGCCTTATCGGCCATGGGGAATTTTACCCTGGCTGAAATCGTTTTTTCCTGGATAAGTGATAAAAAGTTTGATGATGGATCATTTTGGTGCGGATACACCGTTCCGGATATTACCTTATGGCCCGATGATAAGCTCACCTGGACCAATGCAGCGGTGTTGATGGCCGCCGATGCCATTTACGATCTGACCCCTGCCGGCCGTCTTTTTTCCCACCGGTTTTGGGAGTCTTGCGGTTTATCTTTATAA
- a CDS encoding HAMP domain-containing sensor histidine kinase: MNRTKWFFHPVFIFVLSIVALGTSLFLYIYWYVEVSAGLKSVVYKFNLDSSQVLEPQTWIVIMVLSILVGIILLGIFTIFVYNQKTLQLYRLQHNFINSFTHELKTPVTSLKLFLQTFSKHELSRNDQLKYIQYMITDVSRLSDHISRILNLARIESKSYKKQLIVSDLAEVFERFYKNNDHLFQNCEIKIHHPPSPILYGINPPLFEMLLMNLLTNAIKYNESKVPRVDITFEQHNKSLLIHFKDNGIGLEKGKIKKIFKKFYQVGRTDVMSARGSGLGLHVVQNIARIHKGKVVAESKGKGQGSVFSLILPG, translated from the coding sequence ATGAATCGAACCAAATGGTTTTTCCATCCAGTCTTCATTTTTGTGTTATCAATCGTGGCCCTGGGAACCTCTCTGTTTTTGTATATATACTGGTATGTTGAGGTTTCTGCAGGACTCAAATCGGTTGTTTATAAATTCAACCTGGATTCCAGTCAGGTATTAGAACCACAGACATGGATTGTGATCATGGTTCTTTCTATTCTGGTGGGAATAATCCTGCTGGGAATATTTACCATCTTTGTGTATAACCAAAAAACATTGCAGCTTTATCGATTGCAGCATAATTTTATCAACAGTTTTACTCACGAGTTGAAAACTCCGGTTACATCATTGAAGCTTTTCCTGCAAACTTTTTCCAAACATGAGCTATCTCGAAATGACCAGCTAAAATACATACAGTACATGATTACGGACGTGAGCAGGCTATCGGACCATATAAGTCGGATTTTAAACCTTGCCAGGATTGAAAGCAAGAGTTATAAAAAGCAGTTAATCGTGTCTGATCTGGCTGAGGTCTTTGAGCGCTTTTATAAAAACAACGACCATCTTTTTCAAAACTGCGAAATAAAGATACATCACCCTCCGAGTCCGATATTATACGGCATAAATCCGCCTTTATTTGAAATGCTTTTGATGAATTTGCTTACCAATGCGATCAAGTACAACGAATCAAAGGTTCCCAGAGTTGATATTACTTTTGAACAACACAACAAAAGCCTACTGATTCATTTTAAAGACAATGGCATCGGACTTGAAAAAGGCAAAATAAAAAAGATTTTTAAAAAATTTTACCAGGTGGGCAGGACGGATGTGATGTCGGCCAGGGGCAGCGGACTTGGGCTTCACGTGGTACAAAATATAGCCCGTATTCATAAGGGAAAAGTGGTTGCCGAGAGCAAAGGAAAAGGGCAGGGTTCGGTTTTTAGCTTAATTTTGCCTGGTTAG